The window GTCGACCAGGCTTTTGGGGCGCATGTCGGTCCAGTTCTCCTCGATGTAGGAGAGGCATTCGGAGCGCGGGGAACTCGGGACCCGGACTTCCCACCCTTCGGGGACGTCGGCGAAGGCGGGCCAGAGGGAGTGTTGGCCTTCTTCGTTGACGAGAACCAGGAAAGAGAGGTCCTCGTTGTCAAAGGGGTTGCCCATGGCGCTCTCCGGGGTGTGGTGGATGGTGAACGAGCCTTGCTCTGACGGCTTCGTGATGATTTGCCGGTGTCTAAGGAAGCGTAGGTAGACCCTCTCCGGAAGGACAAGGAGGGTATCGAGAAACTCCATGTCAGGAACCTGCCACGGCTCCCTCCGGGCGTTGATCAAGGTTTGACCTGCGAAAACGAAGGGGTGATCGGAAAGAGCGCCGGGTTGTCCGGTTGATGACAGGGAAAAAGCGCACTCGTGGAATATGCTTCGGACTGGCAAGCGGGTGACCAGCTGTTTTTCCTATGGCGGGTGCCCCGGCGGGAGGCGATCGGGAGCAGGGGAACCGCGTGGAAGACGAAGGACGAAAGGAAGCCGGGGCGCCGCCCGTGGACGTTCCGCTACGGCGGAACCGCAGGTTCCAGCTCCTGTGGGTGGGGTCGGCGTTCTCGTTCTTCGGGCTGGAGGTCTCCGAACTCGTCTACCCGCTGGTCGTCCTGGCCCTGACCGGTTCCCCCGCCTGGGCGGGCGCCTTCGGCGGCGTGCAGATGGTCGCCACGCTCCTCGCGGCCCTGCCCGCGGGGGAGCTCTGCGACAGGTACGACCGGCGCGCGCTCCTGCTCCTGGCGGAGGGCACCCGGGCGGCCGCCACGCTGAGCGTGGTGGCGGCACTCCTGTTCGCGACACTCACCCTGCCCCACCTGCTGGTCGTCGCGGCACTCCTCGGCCTGGTCACACCGCTGGGCGGCTCGGCGCGCATGCTCCTGGTCCGCGCCGTGGTGCCCAGGGAACAGCTCACCTCGGCCCTCACCCAGGAGGAGGTGCGCAGCAACGGCGCGGCCATGGCGGGTCCTCCGCTGGGCGGATTCCTGTACGCGGTGAGCATGGCGACGCCCTTCGTGTTCACCACGGTCACCTTCGTCCTCTCCGTCGTGTGCGTACTGTTCGTCCGCCCGGTCCCACCCCGGCCCGGGGGCTCCGAGGAGGACGCCGACGGATCGGCCTGGACCCGGATGCTGTCGGGCCTCAGGACGATGGCCGCCGCCACCGAGCTGCGCCGGGTCCTGCTCTTCACCGTCCTGATGAACGCGGTGAGCGCGCCCTTCCTCCTGATCTCGGTGGTGGTCCTGGAGGAACAGGGCGCGTCCTCCACGGTGATCGGTTTCGCCATGATGGGCCTGGCGGCGGGCGGCCTGGTCGGCGCCTTCCTGGTCAAGCCCCTGCACCGGCTGCTGCCCCCCGGCGGGGTCATGCTCGCGGTGGGCGGCAGCACCGTCCTCCTCATCGCGCTCTTCGCCGTCCCGTGGGGCCCCTGGTGGCTGGCCGCCCTCCTGTTCCTGCTCACCGTCGGCGTCCCGGCGATGCGGATCCTGGTCGACCTGCTGATCTTCCGTCAGGTGTCCGACGAGATCAGGGGAAGGGTGATCGCGGCGGCGATGACCCTCTACGGGGTGGGAGGCGCCGTCGGCATGGCCGGGGCCGGTCTGCTCCTGGAGTTCCTGCGGCCCGGCCACGCGGTCCTCACCCTGGCCGCCGTGCTCGCCGTGTGCGTGCTCCTCGCCTTCGCCCACCGGGGCTTCCGGACCATGGCGTGGCCCGTGGAGTCCGCTGACGGCGACGGTTCCCCGGAGAGGTCCACCAGCGAGGCCGACCCCA is drawn from Nocardiopsis dassonvillei subsp. dassonvillei DSM 43111 and contains these coding sequences:
- a CDS encoding MbtH family protein, whose protein sequence is MGNPFDNEDLSFLVLVNEEGQHSLWPAFADVPEGWEVRVPSSPRSECLSYIEENWTDMRPKSLVDAMLSDEKN
- a CDS encoding MFS transporter; amino-acid sequence: MDVPLRRNRRFQLLWVGSAFSFFGLEVSELVYPLVVLALTGSPAWAGAFGGVQMVATLLAALPAGELCDRYDRRALLLLAEGTRAAATLSVVAALLFATLTLPHLLVVAALLGLVTPLGGSARMLLVRAVVPREQLTSALTQEEVRSNGAAMAGPPLGGFLYAVSMATPFVFTTVTFVLSVVCVLFVRPVPPRPGGSEEDADGSAWTRMLSGLRTMAAATELRRVLLFTVLMNAVSAPFLLISVVVLEEQGASSTVIGFAMMGLAAGGLVGAFLVKPLHRLLPPGGVMLAVGGSTVLLIALFAVPWGPWWLAALLFLLTVGVPAMRILVDLLIFRQVSDEIRGRVIAAAMTLYGVGGAVGMAGAGLLLEFLRPGHAVLTLAAVLAVCVLLAFAHRGFRTMAWPVESADGDGSPERSTSEADPN